In a single window of the Mesoplodon densirostris isolate mMesDen1 chromosome 16, mMesDen1 primary haplotype, whole genome shotgun sequence genome:
- the GGA2 gene encoding ADP-ribosylation factor-binding protein GGA2 isoform X1, with the protein MAATATATAVAAGAGAAAGAESAEGPPVPAAALELWLNKATDPSMSEQDWSAIQNFCDQVNTDPNGSTHAPWLLAHKIQSPQEKEALYALTVLEVCVNHCGEKFHNEVAKFRFLNELIKVLSPKYLGSWTTEKVKGRVIEILFSWTVWFPEDIKIRDAYQMLKKQGIIKQDPKLPVDKILPPPSPWPKSSIFDADEEKSKLLTRLLKSNHPEDLQAANRLIKNLVKEEQEKSEKVSKRVSAVEEVRSHVKVLQEMLSMYRRPGQAPPDQAALQVVYERCEKLRPTLFRLASDTTDDDDALAEVLQANDLLTQGVLLYKQVMEGRVTFGNTVASSLGDIPVSRVFQNPTGCMKNCPLIDLEVDSGSEQAGTVAPSLLHQDLAALGISDGPVTKKVASQNCGQEKRNPATSTLPGGGVQSPSAEKNLLDLLSPQPSPGPLNYIPQKSIPKEVPPGTKSSPGWSWEAGPLASSPSSQNTPLAQVFVPLESVKPSNLPPLIVYDRNGFRILLHFSQTGAPGHPEVQVLLLTMMSTATQPVWDIMFQVAVPKSMRVKLQPASSSKLPAFSPLMPPAVISQMLLLDNPHKEPIRLRYKLTFNQGGQPFSEVGEVKDFPDLAVLGAA; encoded by the exons ATAAAGCCACAGACCCAAGCATGTCAGAACAGGATTGGTCAGCTATTCAGAATTTCTGTGACCAAGTGAACACTGATCCCAATGG CTCAACCCATGCACCTTGGCTACTGGCCCACAAGATCCAGTCTCCACAAGAGAAAGAAGCTCTTTATGCCTTAACG GTGCTGGAGGTGTGTGTGAACCACTGTGGGGAGAAGTTCCACAATGAGGTGGCCAAGTTCCGCTTCCTGAACGAGCTCATCAAAGTGTTGTCCCCAAAG tACCTAGGCTCCTGGACCACAGAAAAAGTTAAAGGAAGAGTCATTGAAATACTCTTCAGTTGGACAGTCTGGTTTCCAGAAGACATCAAGATCCGAGATGCTTACCAGATGCTGAAGAAACAAG GAATCATAAAGCAAGACCCTAAACTACCAGTGGATAAAATCTTGCCCCCACCTTCTCCCTGGCCCAAGAGCTCCATCTTTGATGCCGATGAAGAAAAGTCAAAG CTTCTGACAAGGCTTCTGAAGAGCAACCATCCTGAGGATCTTCAGGCTGCAAACCGGCTGATCAAGAATTTGGTCAAGGAG gaacaagaaaaatcagaaaaggtGTCCAAGAGAGTCAGTGCTGTGGAGGAGGTACGGAGCCACGTGAAGGTGCTGCAGGAAATGCTGAGCATGTACCGCAGGCCCGGGCAGGCCCCGCCAGACCAGGCAGCCTTGCAG GTCGTGTATGAGAGGTGTGAAAAGCTGCGGCCCACCCTGTTCCGGCTGGCAAGCGATACCACTGATGATGACGATGCGCTCg CGGAGGTTCTCCAGGCAAATGACCTCCTCACCCAGGGAGTTCTGCTGTACAAACAGGTGATGGAGGGCCGTGTCACCTTTGGGAACACAGTGGCCAGCTCTTTGGGAGACATACCTGTTTCCAGAG TCTTTCAGAATCCAACAGGCTGCATGAAGAACTGCCCCCTGATTGACCTGGAGGTGGACAGTGGATCCGAGCAGGCTGGGACTGTGGCGCCATCTTTACTGCATCAGGACCTGGCAGCCTTAG GGATCAGTGATGGCCCAGTTACCAAAAAG GTTGCGAGTCAGAATTGCGGTCAGGAAAAGAGGAACCCTGCCACCAGCACACTGCCGGGTGGTGGTGTTCAGAGCCCTTCTGCAGAAAAGAACTTGCTGGatctcctctccccacagccGTCTCCAGGACCTCT GAATTATATTCCGCAGAAAAGTATCCCCAAGGAAGTGCCACCAGGTACTAAGTCCTCTCCAGGTTGGTCCTGGGAGGCTGGCCCATTGGCTTCttctccatcttcccagaatACACCTCTGGCTCAAGTATTTGTCCCTTTGGAGTCTGTTAAGCCCA GCAACCTGCCTCCTCTTATCGTGTATGACCGGAATGGATTCAGAATTCTGCTCCActtttcccagactggggcccCTGGCCACCCAGAAGTACAGGTGCTACTGTTGACCATGATGAGCACGGCCACCCAGCCTGTCTGGGACATCATGTTTCAAGTAGCTGTGCCAAAG TCAATGAGAGTGAAACTACAGCCAGCGTCCAGCTCCAAGCTTCCTGCTTTCAGTCCTTTGATGCCTCCAGCTGTGATCTCTCAGATGCTGCTGCTTGACAATCCACACAAA GAGCCCATCCGGTTACGGTATAAACTGACATTCAACCAGGGTGGACAGCCTTTCAGCGAAGTAGGAGAAGTGAAAGACTTTCCAGACCTGGCAGTCTTGGGTGCAGCCTAA
- the GGA2 gene encoding ADP-ribosylation factor-binding protein GGA2 isoform X2 — MSEQDWSAIQNFCDQVNTDPNGSTHAPWLLAHKIQSPQEKEALYALTVLEVCVNHCGEKFHNEVAKFRFLNELIKVLSPKYLGSWTTEKVKGRVIEILFSWTVWFPEDIKIRDAYQMLKKQGIIKQDPKLPVDKILPPPSPWPKSSIFDADEEKSKLLTRLLKSNHPEDLQAANRLIKNLVKEEQEKSEKVSKRVSAVEEVRSHVKVLQEMLSMYRRPGQAPPDQAALQVVYERCEKLRPTLFRLASDTTDDDDALAEVLQANDLLTQGVLLYKQVMEGRVTFGNTVASSLGDIPVSRVFQNPTGCMKNCPLIDLEVDSGSEQAGTVAPSLLHQDLAALGISDGPVTKKVASQNCGQEKRNPATSTLPGGGVQSPSAEKNLLDLLSPQPSPGPLNYIPQKSIPKEVPPGTKSSPGWSWEAGPLASSPSSQNTPLAQVFVPLESVKPSNLPPLIVYDRNGFRILLHFSQTGAPGHPEVQVLLLTMMSTATQPVWDIMFQVAVPKSMRVKLQPASSSKLPAFSPLMPPAVISQMLLLDNPHKEPIRLRYKLTFNQGGQPFSEVGEVKDFPDLAVLGAA; from the exons ATGTCAGAACAGGATTGGTCAGCTATTCAGAATTTCTGTGACCAAGTGAACACTGATCCCAATGG CTCAACCCATGCACCTTGGCTACTGGCCCACAAGATCCAGTCTCCACAAGAGAAAGAAGCTCTTTATGCCTTAACG GTGCTGGAGGTGTGTGTGAACCACTGTGGGGAGAAGTTCCACAATGAGGTGGCCAAGTTCCGCTTCCTGAACGAGCTCATCAAAGTGTTGTCCCCAAAG tACCTAGGCTCCTGGACCACAGAAAAAGTTAAAGGAAGAGTCATTGAAATACTCTTCAGTTGGACAGTCTGGTTTCCAGAAGACATCAAGATCCGAGATGCTTACCAGATGCTGAAGAAACAAG GAATCATAAAGCAAGACCCTAAACTACCAGTGGATAAAATCTTGCCCCCACCTTCTCCCTGGCCCAAGAGCTCCATCTTTGATGCCGATGAAGAAAAGTCAAAG CTTCTGACAAGGCTTCTGAAGAGCAACCATCCTGAGGATCTTCAGGCTGCAAACCGGCTGATCAAGAATTTGGTCAAGGAG gaacaagaaaaatcagaaaaggtGTCCAAGAGAGTCAGTGCTGTGGAGGAGGTACGGAGCCACGTGAAGGTGCTGCAGGAAATGCTGAGCATGTACCGCAGGCCCGGGCAGGCCCCGCCAGACCAGGCAGCCTTGCAG GTCGTGTATGAGAGGTGTGAAAAGCTGCGGCCCACCCTGTTCCGGCTGGCAAGCGATACCACTGATGATGACGATGCGCTCg CGGAGGTTCTCCAGGCAAATGACCTCCTCACCCAGGGAGTTCTGCTGTACAAACAGGTGATGGAGGGCCGTGTCACCTTTGGGAACACAGTGGCCAGCTCTTTGGGAGACATACCTGTTTCCAGAG TCTTTCAGAATCCAACAGGCTGCATGAAGAACTGCCCCCTGATTGACCTGGAGGTGGACAGTGGATCCGAGCAGGCTGGGACTGTGGCGCCATCTTTACTGCATCAGGACCTGGCAGCCTTAG GGATCAGTGATGGCCCAGTTACCAAAAAG GTTGCGAGTCAGAATTGCGGTCAGGAAAAGAGGAACCCTGCCACCAGCACACTGCCGGGTGGTGGTGTTCAGAGCCCTTCTGCAGAAAAGAACTTGCTGGatctcctctccccacagccGTCTCCAGGACCTCT GAATTATATTCCGCAGAAAAGTATCCCCAAGGAAGTGCCACCAGGTACTAAGTCCTCTCCAGGTTGGTCCTGGGAGGCTGGCCCATTGGCTTCttctccatcttcccagaatACACCTCTGGCTCAAGTATTTGTCCCTTTGGAGTCTGTTAAGCCCA GCAACCTGCCTCCTCTTATCGTGTATGACCGGAATGGATTCAGAATTCTGCTCCActtttcccagactggggcccCTGGCCACCCAGAAGTACAGGTGCTACTGTTGACCATGATGAGCACGGCCACCCAGCCTGTCTGGGACATCATGTTTCAAGTAGCTGTGCCAAAG TCAATGAGAGTGAAACTACAGCCAGCGTCCAGCTCCAAGCTTCCTGCTTTCAGTCCTTTGATGCCTCCAGCTGTGATCTCTCAGATGCTGCTGCTTGACAATCCACACAAA GAGCCCATCCGGTTACGGTATAAACTGACATTCAACCAGGGTGGACAGCCTTTCAGCGAAGTAGGAGAAGTGAAAGACTTTCCAGACCTGGCAGTCTTGGGTGCAGCCTAA